The sequence below is a genomic window from Cobetia sp. cqz5-12.
AGGCGCAGGCCTGTGAACTGTGGGAGTGGCGCACCACTCCCGGTGGGCGGCTGGCGGAAATCCTGCTGCTGGACCAGTTCGCGCGCAACATCCATCGCGATACCCCGCGCGCCTTCAGTGGCGACAGTCTGGCACTCGCGCTCTCCCAGCAGGCTGTCGCGCTGGGCGATCTGGACCGCCTTCCACTGGCCTGGCAACCCTTCGCGATCATGCCGTGGATGCACAGCGAATCGTTGCGCATCCATGAACACGCCGAACACTTGTTCGCACGCCCCGGCCTCGAGGACACCCTGCGCTATGAGCATCTGCATGCGGACATCGTGCGTAGATTCGGCCGCTACCCGCATCGCAACGCGATTCTCGGTCGTGAGTCCACGCCGGAAGAGATCGCCTTCCTGGGCCAGCCCGGCTCTTCATTCTGACGAATGAAAGATCGCCCCCTTTTAATTGTGTGACGTCGTCTCCAAGACTTGTACAGCGGCGCCAAGCGCCTGTACATCAGCATGGAAGGAGACAGCAGATGGGTATCATTCTCGGGTTGATCATCGGTGGTCTGGCCGGCTGGATCGCAGGCAACATCATGCGCGGCGGCAGCTTCGGCATTCTTGGCAACATCGTCGTCGGTGTCGTCGGCGGCCTGCTGGGCAGCGTCATCTTCAAGCTGCTGGGGCTGGCCTCCACCGGCATCATCGGCTCGCTGGTCGTCTCGGTCGTGGGGGCGGTGGTGTTGCTGTGGATCGTCTCGAAGGTCAAGTCCAAGGCCTGACGGCGCGTCATGGAGCTACCGGCAAGCCAGGGTCGGAGGCATTCCATCGAGCGATGCCTGGCATGCAGCAGAAGGGACAGGAGTTCCTTGCGGGTGTCTGGAGGGAGCCATTCGGACACTCGCCCATCAAGGTCGCCCGTCATCGGTTGCCCCTGACGCCCACGTGATTCACATGACCGTGGCAAGGCAGTCGGACAGGGCGACAAAGAGGCCGAATCATCCGTCAGTCATTCCGGATGACGTGTTGCAGATCTAGCGAAAACAGGAGCGTTTGAGCATGGCGAGCAATGAACACGATTCAGCACCTTCTTCCCAGTCGAATGCCGACAGCGCGAAGTGCCCCTATCACGAGGGGCAGAACCGCTCGGCAGAGGGAGAGAACCCCTATACCCATCCCAACCGCAATGGGCCGCACGACACCAAGCCCAATGCCGGTGACGGTCATGCCAAGGACGAGGCGCTGGAGACCTATCGCGCCGACGCCGAAGGGCACGACTTGCGTACCAACCAGGGGCTGCGCATCGCGGACAATCACAACTCGCTGAAGGCGGGGGAACGCGGTCCGACCCTGATGGAAGATTTCATCTTCCGCGAGAAGATGAACCACTTCGACAATGAACGTATTCCTGAGCGTATCGTTCACGCGCGTGGCGCGGCCGCACACGGGTATTTTCAGGCCTACGACAATGCCGCCAGATATTCCAAGGCTGGCGTGTTCAGCGACCCGTCCAGGAAGACGCCGGTGTTCGTGCGCTTCTCGACGGTGCAGGGCTCGCGTGGCTCCAACGATACCGTCCGTGACGTGCGCGGCTTCGCGACCAAGTTCTATACCGATGACGGCAACTGGGACCTGGTCGGCAATGACATCCCGGTCTTCTTCATCCAGGACGCCATGAAGTTCCCTGACTTCGTACATGCCGTGAAGCCGGAGCCGCACAACGAGATTCCCCAGGGACAGTCGGCGCACGATACCTTCTGGGACTTCGTGTCACTGATGCCGGAAACCACTCACACCGTGCTTTGGACCATGTCGGACCGCGCCTTCCCGCGCCATTACCGCAACATGGAAGGCTTCGGTGTGCATACCTTCCGTCTGATCGACCGCGAAGGCGTGTCGCGCTTCGTCAAGTTCCACTGGAAGCCGGTGGCCGGTACCTGCTCGCTGATCTGGGATGAAGCCCAGAAGCTGTGGGGACGTGACCCGGACTTCAACCGTCGCATGATGTGGGATGACATCAAGAACGGTGCACCGCTGGAGTGGGAGCTGGGCATCCAGGTGGTCGAGGAGAAGGATGAGCACAGCTTCGACTTCGACATTCTCGACCCGACCAAGCTGATCCCCGAATCGCTGGTACCGGTGGTGCCGATCGGCAAGATGGTGCTGGACCGCAATCCGGACAACTACTTCGCCGAGACCGAGCAGGTCGCCTTCAATCCGGCCAACATCGTGCCGGGCATCGACTTCTCCAATGACCCGCTGCTGCAGGGGCGTCTATTCTCCTATCTGGATACCCAGATGCTGCGTCTTGGTGGGCCGAACTTCCACGAGATTCCCATCAACCAGCCGGTGTGCCCGTTCCACAACAACCAGCGCGATGCCCAGCATCGTCAGACCATCAACACGGGTCAGGCGTCCTACGAGCCGAACTCCATCGATGGTGGCTGGCCGGCCGAGACACCGCCGTCCAACGACGCCCATGGGGGTTTCGAGCCGTATCATGAGCGCATCGAGGCGCACAAGGTACGTGCGCGCAGTGCCTCCTTCGGGGATCACTACTCCCAGGCCACCCTGTTCTGGAACAGTCAGACTGACGTGGAGAAGGAACACATCATCGCGGCCTACACCTTCGAGCTTTCCAAGGTCGAGCGTCCGTGGATCCGTGATCGGGTGATCACCGAGATCCTGCCCAATATCGATCTGGAACTGGCACGTCGCGTCGGTGAGAATCACGGTATCGAGACACCGACCAGCAAGCCCGCGCCGGATGGTGAACTGGGCACCAGCCAGGTCGACAGCGATCCGGCGCTCAGCCTGATGGCGCGCCTGCCGGACTCGATCGCCACCCGCAAGGTCGCGATTCTGGCCGCCGATGGCGTCGCCATGGAAGATGTTCGCTCGACCAAGGAGCAGCTGGCCGCCGAGGGTGCCGAAGGGTTGTTGATCGCCCCGAGCATGGCACCGATCAAGGCCGGAGACGGCACCATGCTGTCGCCGGATGCGATGCTCAATGGCCTGCCGTCCGTGGCGGTGGATGCCGTCGTCATCGCTGGCGGTGTGGGTAGCGTCGAGGCGCTGAGCGGCTCGGGCCTCGGACTCTATTATGTCCAGGAAGCCTACAAGCACCTGAAGCCCATCGTGGCGATCTGCGAAGGCAAGGAGCTGCTGGCCGCCGCACGCGTGCCGGTCGAGGAGGGCGTCATCCTGGTGGATGATGTGCTCGCCGCCAGCCTGCCGCTGCGTGATGCCCTGATGGCTCACCGGGTGTGGTCGCGTGATGCGCGTGCCAATCAGATGCCAGCATGAGGCGCTGACGCCCCACAAGGTATGATGTGACTCACCAAGCCCCCTGACCTGCGAAGGTCAGGGGGCTTTTTCATGGTCATGATGCGGTCATCTGTGGACGTGAAGATGGGGTGGCGGTGATAAGGTGTAAACAGGGTTGGTGATGTCGTCGGGTTGAGTGCCGTCCCGCGGTTCACGCCGCTGAGAGGGGCTGATAGGCTCGGTGATAGGGGCTGATTATCAAAGGCATGCTGGTAATTGATTATCGCTGGATGCATCAGGTGCGTAAGGTAAGCAGGCATCAAGGGGCCACAAGCCAGCACATGCCGGGCAGGCATCGGCCCCGATCCGATTCGACAATGGGCTGCAGGCTTTCACATCAAGCAGCGCATGAAGAAAATGTGACATCAGCAGCATCTGGCCTTGCCAGTCGAGTTTGATAGCGCTTTTTTCTACCTGACAGGAGAACGTCTACATGTCCCAGACTCCACGCTATACCACTGGTAACGGCGCCCCGGTGCCTCACGATGACATCAGCCAGACAGCGGGCCCGAATGGCTCACTGACCTTCGACAACTGGCGTCTGTTCGAGAAGCTGGCGCACTTCAACCGTGAGCGCATTCCGGAGCGTGTCGTCCACGCCCGCGGCGTCGCCGCCTACGGCACCTTCACCCTGACCCGTGACCTGTCTGATCTGACCATCGCCCGCTTCCTGCAGGGTGTCGGCAAGCAGACCCCGTTGCTGGCGCGTTTCTCCACCGTGGCCGGTGGTCAGGACAGCGGCGACAACACTCGTGACGTGCGCGGCTTCTCCCTGAAGTTCTACACCGAAGAAGGCAATTGGGACATGGTCGGCAACAACACGCCGGTGTTCTTCATCCGCGAGCCGTCCAAGTTCCCTGACTTCATCCACACCCAGAAGAAAGACCCGCGCACCAACATGGTCGACTGGCAGAACCGCTGGGAATTCTGGGCCAACCATCCGCAGGCGCTGCATCAGGTCACCATCCTGATGTCCGACCGCGGTATCCCGAAGTCGCTGACCACCATGAACGGCTACAGCTCGCATACGCTGAGCCTGTGGAACGACAAGGGCGAGCGTGTCTGGGTCAAGTGGCACTTCAAGACCGACCAGGGCCACGAGACACTGACCGATGATGAAGCGGCACAGGTCGCACCGGACTTCCACCAGCACGACATGTTCACCCGCCTCGAGCGTGGCGAGCGTCCGAGCTGGACCGTCAACCTGCAGGTGATGACTGAGCAGCAGGCGCGCGACTACCACATCAACCCGTTCGATCTGACCAAGGTGTGGCCGCACGGTGACTTCCCGCTGATGGAAGTCGGCAAGATGGAACTCAATCGCAACCCGGAGAACTACTTCGCGGAAGTCGAGCAGTCCGTCTTCTCGCCGTCCAACTTCGTGCCGGGTATCGGCGCCTCGCCGGACCGCGTGCTGCAGGCACGTCTGTGGGCCTACGCCGATGCACACCGCTACCGTGTCGGTGCCAACGCCGAGCAGCTGCCGGTCAACCGTCCGGTCTGCCCGGTCAACCACTACCAGCGTGATGGCGTGATGGCGGGCATGTGCCCGGTCACCGGTCACGGTGGCGGTCCGCTGGGCGGCCAGGTCGGCCAGGGCGTGCCGGGAGAAACGAAGGAAGGTGGCCAGTACTCACGCACCAACTTCTACCCGAACGAGCGCGCAGACCAGGGGGCTCCGGTGCCGGATGCCACCGTCGCCGAGCCGGCGATGCCGCTGGAGCAGAACGCCTGGATGGGCTATCACGACAACAGCGATGAGGATAACTACAGCCAGGCCGGCAACCTCTATCGCCTGTTCGACGAAGGCCAGAAGACGCGCATCACCGACGTCATCGCCGGCACCATGGTAGGCGTCAGCCACGTGGTCCAGGACAAGATGATCGCGCATCTCCGCCAAGCGGATGCCGACTATGGCGAGCGTGTCGCCACCAAGCTGGCCAAGCTCGATCCGCGCTGAGTCAGTCATGCTGCACCCTTCGTCAGGTCAGCAGTGATTCCATGAACTGACGAAAACCTCAAGGCCCCCGCCGGTGAACCGGCGGGGGCCTTGTCGTATGCGTGA
It includes:
- a CDS encoding GlsB/YeaQ/YmgE family stress response membrane protein — protein: MGIILGLIIGGLAGWIAGNIMRGGSFGILGNIVVGVVGGLLGSVIFKLLGLASTGIIGSLVVSVVGAVVLLWIVSKVKSKA
- a CDS encoding catalase, translating into MSQTPRYTTGNGAPVPHDDISQTAGPNGSLTFDNWRLFEKLAHFNRERIPERVVHARGVAAYGTFTLTRDLSDLTIARFLQGVGKQTPLLARFSTVAGGQDSGDNTRDVRGFSLKFYTEEGNWDMVGNNTPVFFIREPSKFPDFIHTQKKDPRTNMVDWQNRWEFWANHPQALHQVTILMSDRGIPKSLTTMNGYSSHTLSLWNDKGERVWVKWHFKTDQGHETLTDDEAAQVAPDFHQHDMFTRLERGERPSWTVNLQVMTEQQARDYHINPFDLTKVWPHGDFPLMEVGKMELNRNPENYFAEVEQSVFSPSNFVPGIGASPDRVLQARLWAYADAHRYRVGANAEQLPVNRPVCPVNHYQRDGVMAGMCPVTGHGGGPLGGQVGQGVPGETKEGGQYSRTNFYPNERADQGAPVPDATVAEPAMPLEQNAWMGYHDNSDEDNYSQAGNLYRLFDEGQKTRITDVIAGTMVGVSHVVQDKMIAHLRQADADYGERVATKLAKLDPR
- the katE gene encoding catalase HPII, whose product is MASNEHDSAPSSQSNADSAKCPYHEGQNRSAEGENPYTHPNRNGPHDTKPNAGDGHAKDEALETYRADAEGHDLRTNQGLRIADNHNSLKAGERGPTLMEDFIFREKMNHFDNERIPERIVHARGAAAHGYFQAYDNAARYSKAGVFSDPSRKTPVFVRFSTVQGSRGSNDTVRDVRGFATKFYTDDGNWDLVGNDIPVFFIQDAMKFPDFVHAVKPEPHNEIPQGQSAHDTFWDFVSLMPETTHTVLWTMSDRAFPRHYRNMEGFGVHTFRLIDREGVSRFVKFHWKPVAGTCSLIWDEAQKLWGRDPDFNRRMMWDDIKNGAPLEWELGIQVVEEKDEHSFDFDILDPTKLIPESLVPVVPIGKMVLDRNPDNYFAETEQVAFNPANIVPGIDFSNDPLLQGRLFSYLDTQMLRLGGPNFHEIPINQPVCPFHNNQRDAQHRQTINTGQASYEPNSIDGGWPAETPPSNDAHGGFEPYHERIEAHKVRARSASFGDHYSQATLFWNSQTDVEKEHIIAAYTFELSKVERPWIRDRVITEILPNIDLELARRVGENHGIETPTSKPAPDGELGTSQVDSDPALSLMARLPDSIATRKVAILAADGVAMEDVRSTKEQLAAEGAEGLLIAPSMAPIKAGDGTMLSPDAMLNGLPSVAVDAVVIAGGVGSVEALSGSGLGLYYVQEAYKHLKPIVAICEGKELLAAARVPVEEGVILVDDVLAASLPLRDALMAHRVWSRDARANQMPA
- a CDS encoding DUF924 family protein; amino-acid sequence: MPPSTPSDSPQPDAARLIADSHPQARQVLDHWFTQLTPKDWFRKSETLDAQLRERFAELLEQAQACELWEWRTTPGGRLAEILLLDQFARNIHRDTPRAFSGDSLALALSQQAVALGDLDRLPLAWQPFAIMPWMHSESLRIHEHAEHLFARPGLEDTLRYEHLHADIVRRFGRYPHRNAILGRESTPEEIAFLGQPGSSF